The Carassius carassius chromosome 37, fCarCar2.1, whole genome shotgun sequence genomic sequence GGTTTGGTGAGTTTGAATGGAGTCTGTCACCAGTGACAAAGATTTATTATCTGCCCTCTCAATGATAACTGCTTCCTTGACCGCTTCCTATTCGTATGGGAAATTTCAGCTCTTTCCTACTGAAATAAGAGCAGCATCTGTCTCTATTTGACCCAGTTTCCTTAGTTCACATTCTTGGCACCATTTTATCTCTGAAATAACCTGAGACTTTCCCATGACCATGAGGACTCGGTTAAGAATGTTTAGCTGGAGAATATACTGGGCATGCAATGTTGTAGCAAAATGGTTTGTCATATCTGTGTCTTGTAGAGGGAGATGCTTCTGGATCTCCAGCACCTGAAGCAGAGGCATCTGGGAGCCAGGATAAACCGGGGACAGAGGGACCGTCATAAAGATGAAGAATGACCCAGAGGAGAGAGGAAAGCTGGGGAgttctctccttttctcttgaaAATTCTCCTCATCTTTGCTCGTCAGGCAGCAGTGAAGAGCTCCTCTCATAGACTGCCATTAAGGTGGACGTCCACCCATTGCATGCTGTTGAGTGCCTAAGAGACAGATGGAGAAGACACTGCCTTTGCAAACACCACTGGGACAAATCTGTCGAGGACTGTATTCATCCACAGCGCTGAGTGAGGGAAGTTTGTTTTTTCTAACAGCGGTTGAGCAGAAGCACAGGCGTTTTGATATTTTTCCATCCTAAACTTAAACTAAACCGTTCAATCTCGTGTTGAGTTACTGTTAAAACAAATACTCAGAGCTACTGTAAACTATGTAGTACCAAATATAGCCTTTTTGTTACAGCCTATGACATGGATGGctcagtttaattatttttttttttttaacaatgaccACTACAGTTGAAGGTGGTCTGACTATAGAACAGAATTCCCAAATATTGCCTGCGGTCAGGTTTGTTTCTATACTTCATTATATACTGTAACACAAATGTAACATAATTAACTATATTTATGTAGTATCTGAGTTGATGCTTTCTGCTCCTGGCACTGTTTTTGTGGTTTTTGTCAGACTCTCAGAAACACTCATTGAAACACATTGCATTTATATTGTGACCGATAAATGTAAGTACCTCAAAATAAAAGGAATGACTTTATTGCTTTCAGTGTCTTTATTTATTGGGGGTTTTTAAGTTGGGATTGGATGTATTTGAAGGAAAATAGTGTAATTTATGAATATGATTATACAAGTAAGGGATAGTGTACAATCATTACAAAATTATACTCATTAAATATGTGGACAtggaaaataaattgtttaatacCGGTAGTTGAAATTACACTTTGTGTATGCATTGTGTAATGCATTCTATGTGAACTCAAAATTTACAAAACGGGTGGCTAGTAAAAAGGCGAAGACTACAtcaattacaataaaaattgtattaaagtccatatatatatatattttattttttgtgtgtgtttcataaaCAGGCTAAGAATCACACAACCATTCAGATGCAAAAGTCTTTGTATTGATAGTTTACACAGTGACAAGCTCTCAATCCCTTCCTTCCCACATCATTTATAGTTTGTATGTTTTTCTGTGCGCTTCAAACTATACAACACAAAATGTAAAACCTGACAATCATTTTTTACTAGGCTGATTAACTCTAAACCTGAGTTATATGAACAGTCTTTTGGTAAATGCCCTCTGGTGTTAAAACAAAAGAACGACCAAATTTAAAGGGGTCTTGCACAACATTCACTCATCAAACATCTAACAATAACTTTGATATTAATAATCAACGCTCACCCAAAGGTTTGTAAACAATATATAGTAGATGAGCACCAGACATAAGACCTTCTGGTTTAATATTTTGGATTTATACATTATTGCCATTGTAGAATTGGCCTTCATCTGAggttatatttaatttcattctcacaGCACTTTTCACAATTTATACAGATTAACATGCTTcatataaagatttttttctttattacattATGGTCTTATTCTGTGCATATATTGAGAAGAGCATAAATGTAGTGGCTAGACTTGAGTATATATGAAATAAGACCATATTTTATGTTTAGGCTACAGATATTACAATCCTTGTGTCCATGTAGATGAAAGGCAACAGCATTTGGTCAAAACCAGCATGCTGTGATAGTGgttcattaaatataaatgacatatgtaacatttattttaaagaacagCTTGTTAACTTCTAAAGCTGATAGTTGGAGGTTTTTATGTTTggtctttatttgtttttgtgtaaaaattTTGCTGAGTAATGTGTGTATGAGTTCTCCAGTTTCAAGGAATCAGGATACACAGTCGTGTGAGAAGTccaatgtctttttttaaaacagtaCTGAGCTCAAAAGCCTGTTCTGTTCAGCATGCCATAAGACTCATAGAGTTGTTCAAGAAGCTGGTCTTTCTCCTTCTCAGGAAGAAAGCAGGACTTAGCTGCATTTATATTCTGTGAAAACAGAAGCAAACAGGATAATTAAAGTCACTTTTTCCCTGACTGGAATCCATTAGAGAGCCTGTTTTGGCAAATTGTGTCTCACCAGTCTCTTGAACTCCTCTTCAGTGAAATCCATGTATTTCTGCACCACCTGGTAGTCTGAGTTCAAGGTGGAGTTGAAGATGGTAGGGTCATCTGTATTTAAGGAGTAGTTAGCATTGTCCTTCTTGAATCTGAAACACACAACATGACTTTACAAACCTGAACTAATTTACTCTGGGTCATTTTACACCCCGGGTAAACATAATCCTGGGTTAAACGGATTCGTTTTCCCTTTGATTTTGGCTATCTATACTGTCAAAATGGCAAGAAACATTGCACAAGTTTGGCAATGTAGAAAAGGCAGTAACCCGTACAAATGTGGGGAACGCCACTCTCTTGTGTGCACACATATGACAATTAGCAGTctaaaatatggatatttttcttacaaaaatgaaaTTGATTCACTTCTGGAGGCTTCTTTTTTTTGCCACCTGGATGGagctgtgtggagcactttttatgatggatggatgcactttattagACTTCTATTGGTAGTTCACTGCCATTATGAAGCTTGGAGGAGCCAGGATACGTTTTAATATGACTCAAGTTGTGTTCATAAACACCTAAGAATGAATCaaggggtaattttcattttggggtgaactatcctttaagtgCAGTATGAAAAGCCCAGTGTAAACTTTAATTCTACAATATGTCGTATTTCTAAGTGAAACATGATAGGCATTTGAGGAAAAATGCACATCAGTACTTTATTTTATCCTTCATGAACGAGTTCGTGAAAAGCAACAGAAATCAGACCGAATGGATGCTTGCTAAAGCAGTGCTAAAATAGCTACTTGGCTGTTAGGGAATAGTGTTAATGGAAAAGTGGAATAAAATACACTATTACATTGTTCACAGTAAGACCGGGAAcatgcattaaaaaagtaaaccGTACAGTAAATAAACCAATTCTCACGTGATGAGAGGATGTTTAGTGAAGTCTGGGTCACAGGCTCCTGTCAGTCTGCTAGAGACAGGGCACATCTAGAAAAAGTCAACACAGACACAACATCAGGATCACAGTGACGCGAAACATTGTGTAAATTAATAACCTCCTTTAAACATCTCATAAATATTCTGGTAgcgaaaatataaatattagtcaAGTGAGAAACTGTCCAGTGACACATTTATAAACACGATGTTTAAAACTGTCCACCAGAGGGCAGCACGAGATTATATTTCAGGAAATCTTCCACTGTTTTTCAGTCCCGTTCGTCTCATCAAAACACACCCAGTTCAGGCCATGGAGCACACAGCTAATGCAACCATGAGCTGTTACATAAGATATTAATGAAGTAAGTGCTCATTGTGTATGCAATAAGGTCTGGTTAtctgtgacatttttatttttttccaaagatAAACAAGTTAATGACAAATGTTAGTTAAAAGTTAAAAGGAATGGCTCAGATAAATGAAATTAGTTCTGATAGAAACTTCATCGTCATTGTTTTCAGATGCTACTTTGTTATCGATCCCTAATATTGGGTCGttactgtatgtgtgcactttgACCAAGAACAAGGTCTTGTGTAACATGCAGATATACATGACACATTGTAAACGCATCTCGATGTGATTCCTGTGACTGTCAGGGAGCTGCCATCCTGTCTTACCTCAAAATGCATGTTTTGTTGGAGCAGTCGTTTATATAGAGTTTGATCTTCAAGCGTGTGGTATCCATGTCCAATGCGTTCTGCTTTGAGAACTTCCACAGCCTGCAAAGCGAGGGAACATTTTGAAAAGAGTTGGCACACAGTTTTAGATCTGAGGGGGTTTTCTTGTGGAGGagtgacattttgaaaaatgagCTCAGCGGTTGTTGTGTTTTCTAAAATATCTGCCCTTTATGATTTAGTACTTAGGAAGGAAATGTACTTCACAGACTGAATTTCCTCACAGAATAACTAGCTACAAACAGACTCGGCAGTGTTACACAATTTTCCATCTGTACAACAGATAACAAATGCAGACCAACAGACCAAGACTGGTCTTGCTGAATACATGATAATAAATGCTGAGCAAAAGAGGAAGCTCATACCTCCTTCACCACACTGGCAGGGCCAACTTCTCCTGCGTGCACTGTTCTGTGCACCTCACTTCTGACGGCTTCCTGTCAAAAACAAAACCGTGAACCCACGGCTAGAACACTGCCAGCAAAATCTGCTTTTCTGCAGACGGGAAAAAAGCACCACACACAGCATCTGTAGCATATACTGTATTATGCTTGCCTCATTAAACAAAAGATATAGCTTTCGAACACTGTGTTTGTAAGATTGCGTTTAGATCACGGGATGATAAGGAATTTGTTTTGTTTCCGCAGAACATCTATGCGGCTCTTAGCATGTGAATGGTATAAACAGATGTCTCTGTTATTTTAATTATGGATTATACAAGAGTTTCCAAGTCAACAAAGTACAGTTAAATCTCTTAAAGTTTTAAATACATCAGAGAATCAAACGTTTTACTGTCATGTTAAGACTTGTACACTTCAAATAGATAAAGTGATTTGTTTTTGCTAGGAAATGCAGGGAAGTCAGGGGGAAAAAAGACCTTGACAAAACATTACGTTGATAAGACATACGATTATCATGTATTTTCTGTCACATTCTGTGAAATTTGATTCGTAACAGGTCTAATAAGGATGAGTTTAAGCTGAATgatccacagaaaaaaaatgcagccaGAGACGTTTTTCTGGTTTCTCATGATAAACATTTTTGCAAACCCAGCTCAtatggactgtgtgtgtgtgttttcttaccTCAAATGCTCTCTTGTGTCCTGGGTATGACTCACAGTTCAGGGATTCATCTCCTGCTAGGTCTATTGCCACAACTCCATCTTTACGGTACTTCTTACACAGCTCGACCACATCCATAGACCAATCTACAGCAACAATAAGCTTTAGATTGTTACGGTCAATAATGTGGGTCTATTATCATTTCCTCATATGATACATGCTGATTTAGTaattatttaatatgatttaGAATATTATAGATTTATAGTGTTATCATTCTATAGTTTTATCTATAGTTATTGTCTATATTTGAATAATAcatatgtatacagtatacaggcacacacacacacacataaaaagatGCAATTTGGACTGGAATAAGTATTGGCCTAACTGACAGCAAATTAATATAATAcctgtataaatataatattggTAACCAATATAATGTGCACCACTCATAGACATGTATCAAGCgtattatatatgttattttgaactttatattcataaaagaatcctggaAACATGTATCACTTTTTCCACAGTAATATTAAGTAATACtataaactgttttcaacattaataataatattaataatacctgtttcttgagcaacaaatcactcatgtgacactgaagattagagtaatgactgctaaaaatcagctttgccatcactagcATAATATTATCAatggaataatacatttaaatactgtataaaacagttattttaaatggaaatcaatatttcacagtattagtgtttttactgtatttttatcaaataaaagtgaaaaaaaaaaaaaaaatatatatatatatattttttttttaactatttctaTCTCTATTTACAAAACACATAACACATGAATCACCATGGCTTCAAAATTCACTACAGCATTTCCAAACAGTCCATCTGGACTGAATTTAAGATAGGAACAAAAAATTCTGAGCCAGTCTGCAGGAGGTTCGGCCAATGTCATGATGATTAAACACCATTTGGACATAAGCATACAGCGGCTGTGGATGAATGGGTTTttaatggatgacagtgaggtgTTGCCTCTCAAAAACACAGGACactgggtgggtgggtgggtagAGACAAAGTGAGAGTGTATTACTTGGCATGTGACGCATGCAGCACAGAATGGACCTGACTTTGGTTTTGAAGGCCTTCTCTCCCTCTTTGAACCCCTGGTTCACCAGGTCCACCACGTCATCGGGAGTGATGTCTCCTCTGGGAGGAAGAGGGGAAGACAGGCAAGAACAAAGATGAGAACAGGGGTATTGTGCAGGACAAATTGTAAACCTGCATGATTGTTGTAACATAAGAACGATAAACAATACATGCCATAAAGCAGTTTTTGATTAGAGCAAATATGGTACACGTACGGTTTTTGGTCCCAAGGAAGAGGATCCACACCCTTGTTGGCCAGCAGATGAGGGCTGTATCTGGCTTCAGCATAGATCACTCCCTCTTTGGCCTTAGTCTCTACAAACTCATAAGCTATTCTCTTGATGGCCTCTCTGTCCCCTCTGCACATGGAACATGAAACAGATAAGATATCATGACAACCGCACCCACACCCCAATAACCCCTCGCCACCTTCGAGACCTACAGAGTCGTTaagaaacatacacacacatacacatatacatacatatgaatatgtatatatgtatatatcacacacacaccaagaatACCTAGAATATTCTCTATTTTTAGCTTGTACTTTTCTTGTACTGTTGTATTTGCAACAATTCTAATGTTACTGCTGAATTGTCCTTTGAATTGCTTCTTTAAAATTTCCTCACTTGTACGTTGCTTTTGCTAAAAGctcttctaaataaataaatgtaaatttcatgatgttttatatatatatatatatatatgtgtgtgtgtgtgtatatatatatatatatatacacagtatatgtgtgtatatatatatatatatatatatatatatatatatacacgtccTGTGACGTAATTTGCACTGTTCTGGGGTCagtcaatattttttgttttctcagtTTTCCTTTCTTTCCTGTGCTGTTGTTCTAATAGgagcacattttagagtggccttttattgtggccagcctaaggcacacctgtgcaataatcctgctgtctaatcagcatcttgatatgccacacctgtgaggtggatggattatctcggcaaaggagaagtgctcactaacacagatttagacagatttgtcaacaatatttgagagaaataggtcttttgtgtacatagaaaaaatcttagatctttgagttcagctcatgaaaaatgggggcaaaaacaaaagtgttgcgtttataattttgttcagtgtatatataatatatgcataaATACAGTACTAACCACATACAaacattgtgtgtgtatttatgtagttAAAGTgacccaaaacatcaaacatcatcataaaacaTCATCTGCATCATCTAAGAATATTCAAATAGTTTGAAGCAGCctataaatgctgttttatgttgttttatgaTGACATAAAATTATAGCATTCATGACTTCTTCATTTATGGACAAAGTTAGCACATGCTCCAGAGAGATGTTATGTGAATGATGGAATTAACTGAATGAACTAGATGTTACTTTCACTTACACACtcataaaatcattttttattgcATAACCATGCACTTGTTCCAAGAACACCCACAACTGGAGCAAGATACAAAAGCCTTAATCATTATAACAAATCAGTAACACTTACGCTTAGATAATTATTTCAAACagcaaaagtttttttgttagttttttttaggGCACAATATGCTTTAAAGTGCTAAATAAAAGGGCTATTTGATTGCAACAACAAAGCATGTTTTCaggttacaccacatgacatgCATTGAACCTGACTACAGCACTAGACAATAAAGAGTCCAGAGGGTGCCAAAAACAGCTAGCGAGTTCCCCATGCTGTTGTGGGAGAGGTGCATGCTGTAAACAAGGCCCTTTTAAAGCTTCTGAGGACTAGAGGTTCATTTTCAATGAAGCATGTACGCTGCAGACCCACAAAACTACCGGCTGCACTGCTTTTCAGGTCTTCATGTCAAAGTATCTAtcttagggtgaccatatgtccTCTTTTTCCTGGACATGTCCTCTATTTTAGAGCTCAAACAAAAATGCGCCCGGCTGGGATTTCTACATCACCCAAAATGTCTGGGATTTGGCTTTTCTACAGTAGCCATTCATTGTGTGCATTTTTGTATTAAAGCCCTGTGAGGGACTGTTTTCTTAATCCCGCTCCCACAAAATTTTTAACCATTATCACCAGCTCctgtgattttattttgtgtccaGTGTTCCCACAAACATTCTAATATTGAATATAATTTCCGTTCATGAGGGAGCTGCTATAAATATGCAGAGtatttaaattagaatttaaaaaattCGATAATTAGATAAAATTAGGAAA encodes the following:
- the ada gene encoding adenosine deaminase, whose product is MAEKKGKPAFDKPKIELHVHLDGAIRIKTIVEVAKRRGITLPVISEDEMRDLVIMHEPATLTEFLGKFDHYMHVIAGDREAIKRIAYEFVETKAKEGVIYAEARYSPHLLANKGVDPLPWDQKPGDITPDDVVDLVNQGFKEGEKAFKTKVRSILCCMRHMPNWSMDVVELCKKYRKDGVVAIDLAGDESLNCESYPGHKRAFEEAVRSEVHRTVHAGEVGPASVVKEAVEVLKAERIGHGYHTLEDQTLYKRLLQQNMHFEMCPVSSRLTGACDPDFTKHPLITFKKDNANYSLNTDDPTIFNSTLNSDYQVVQKYMDFTEEEFKRLNINAAKSCFLPEKEKDQLLEQLYESYGMLNRTGF